In Kogia breviceps isolate mKogBre1 chromosome 7, mKogBre1 haplotype 1, whole genome shotgun sequence, a single window of DNA contains:
- the FZD4 gene encoding frizzled-4 isoform X3, protein MAWRGAGPRVLGAPGGVGLSLRLPLLLLLLLRPARGFGDEEERRCDPIRISMCQNLGYNVTKMPNLVGHELQTDAELQLTTFTPLIQYGCSSQLQFFLCSVYVPMCTEKVNIPIGPCGGMCLSVKRRCEPVLKEFGFAWPESLNCSKFPPQNDHNHMCMEGPGDEEVPLPHKTPIQPGEECHSVGTNSDQYIWVKRSLNCVLKCGYDAGLYSRSAKEFTDIWMAVWASLCFISTAFTVLTFLIDSARFSYPERPIIFLSMCYNIYSIAYIVRLTVGRERISCDFEEAAEPVLIQEGLKNTGCAIIFLLMYFFGMASSIWWVVLTLTWFLAAGLKWGHEAIEMHSSYFHIAAWAIPAVKTIVILIMRLVDADELTGLCYVGNQNLDALTGFVVAPLFTYLVIGTLFIAAGLVALFKIRSNLQKDGTKTDKLERLMVKIGVFSVLYTVPATCVIACYFYEISNWALFRYSADDSNMAVEMLKIFMSLLVGITSGMWIWSAKTLHTWQKCSNRLVNSGKVKREKRGNGWVKPGRGNETVV, encoded by the exons ATGGCCTGGCGGGGCGCAGGGCCGCGCGTCCTGGGGGCCCCCGGGGGCGTCGGTCTCAGCCTGCGGCTGCCGCTGCTTttgctgctgctcctgaggccggCGCGGGGCTTCGGGGACGAGGAGGAGCGGCGCTGCGACCCCATCCGCATCTCTATGTGCCAGAACCTGGGCTACAACGTGACCAAGATGCCCAACCTGGTGGGGCACGAGCTGCAGACGGACGCCGAGCTGCAGCTGACAACTTTCACGCCGCTCATCCAGTACGGCTGCTCCAGCCAGCTGCAG TTCTTCCTTTGTTCCGTGTATGTGCCCATGTGCACAGAGAAGGTCAATATCCCCATCGGCCCCTGCGGCGGGATGTGTCTTTCAGTCAAGAGACGTTGCGAGCCTGTCCTGAAGGAATTTGGATTTGCCTGGCCAGAGAGCCTGAACTGCAGCAAATTCCCACCACAGAATGACCACAACCACATGTGCATGGAAGGGCCAGGTGATGAGGAGGTGCCCTTACCTCACAAAACCCCCATCCAGcctggggaagagtgccattccGTGGGAACCAACTCTGATCAGTACATCTGGGTGAAGAGGAGCCTGAACTGCGTTCTCAAGTGTGGCTATGATGCTGGCTTATACAGCCGCTCGGCCAAGGAGTTCACCGATATCTGGATGGCCGTGTGGGCCAGCCTGTGCTTCATCTCCACCGCCTTCACTGTGCTGACCTTCCTGATCGATTCTGCCAGGTTTTCCTACCCGGAGCGCCCCATCATATTTCTCAGTATGTGCTATAATATTTATAGCATTGCTTATATTGTCAGGCTGACTGTAGGCCGGGAAAGGATATCCTGCGATTTTGAAGAGGCAGCAGAACCCGTTCTCATCCAAGAAGGACTTAAGAACACAGGATGTGCAATCATTTTCTTGCTGATGTACTTTTTTGGAATGGCCAGTTCCATCTGGTGGGTTGTTCTGACACTCACTTGGTTTTTGGCAGCGGGACTCAAATGGGGTCATGAAGCCATTGAAATGCACAGCTCTTATTTCCACATTGCAGCCTGGGCTATCCCTGCAGTGAAAACCATTGTCATCTTGATTATGAGACTGGTGGATGCAGATGAACTGACTGGCCTGTGCTACGTGGGGAACCAAAACCTTGATGCCCTCACGGGATTTGTGGTGGCTCCCCTCTTCACTTACCTGGTGATTGGAACTTTGTTCATTGCTGCAGGCTTGGTGGCCTTGTTCAAAATTCGGTCGAATCTTCAAAAGGATGGGACAAAGACAGACAAGTTGGAAAGACTGATGGTCAAGATTGGGGTCTTCTCAGTCCTGTACACGGTGCCTGCAACCTGTGTGATTGCCTGTTATTTCTATGAAATCTCCAACTGGGCGCTTTTCCGGTATTCCGCAGATGACTCCAATATGGCGGTTGAGATGTTGAAAATTTTTATGTCTTTGCTGGTAGGCATCACTTCAGGCATGTGGATTTGGTCTGCCAAAACTCTTCACACGTGGCAGAAGTGTTCCAACAGATTGGTGAATTCTGGGaaggtaaagagagaaaaaagagggaatgGTTGGGTGAAGCCTGGGAGAGGCAATGAAACTGTGGTATAA
- the FZD4 gene encoding frizzled-4 isoform X1 produces MAWRGAGPRVLGAPGGVGLSLRLPLLLLLLLRPARGFGDEEERRCDPIRISMCQNLGYNVTKMPNLVGHELQTDAELQLTTFTPLIQYGCSSQLQFFLCSVYVPMCTEKVNIPIGPCGGMCLSVKRRCEPVLKEFGFAWPESLNCSKFPPQNDHNHMCMEGPGDEEVPLPHKTPIQPGEECHSVGTNSDQYIWVKRSLNCVLKCGYDAGLYSRSAKEFTDIWMAVWASLCFISTAFTVLTFLIDSARFSYPERPIIFLSMCYNIYSIAYIVRLTVGRERISCDFEEAAEPVLIQEGLKNTGCAIIFLLMYFFGMASSIWWVVLTLTWFLAAGLKWGHEAIEMHSSYFHIAAWAIPAVKTIVILIMRLVDADELTGLCYVGNQNLDALTGFVVAPLFTYLVIGTLFIAAGLVALFKIRSNLQKDGTKTDKLERLMVKIGVFSVLYTVPATCVIACYFYEISNWALFRYSADDSNMAVEMLKIFMSLLVGITSGMWIWSAKTLHTWQKCSNRLVNSGKVSSAGTTLPSR; encoded by the exons ATGGCCTGGCGGGGCGCAGGGCCGCGCGTCCTGGGGGCCCCCGGGGGCGTCGGTCTCAGCCTGCGGCTGCCGCTGCTTttgctgctgctcctgaggccggCGCGGGGCTTCGGGGACGAGGAGGAGCGGCGCTGCGACCCCATCCGCATCTCTATGTGCCAGAACCTGGGCTACAACGTGACCAAGATGCCCAACCTGGTGGGGCACGAGCTGCAGACGGACGCCGAGCTGCAGCTGACAACTTTCACGCCGCTCATCCAGTACGGCTGCTCCAGCCAGCTGCAG TTCTTCCTTTGTTCCGTGTATGTGCCCATGTGCACAGAGAAGGTCAATATCCCCATCGGCCCCTGCGGCGGGATGTGTCTTTCAGTCAAGAGACGTTGCGAGCCTGTCCTGAAGGAATTTGGATTTGCCTGGCCAGAGAGCCTGAACTGCAGCAAATTCCCACCACAGAATGACCACAACCACATGTGCATGGAAGGGCCAGGTGATGAGGAGGTGCCCTTACCTCACAAAACCCCCATCCAGcctggggaagagtgccattccGTGGGAACCAACTCTGATCAGTACATCTGGGTGAAGAGGAGCCTGAACTGCGTTCTCAAGTGTGGCTATGATGCTGGCTTATACAGCCGCTCGGCCAAGGAGTTCACCGATATCTGGATGGCCGTGTGGGCCAGCCTGTGCTTCATCTCCACCGCCTTCACTGTGCTGACCTTCCTGATCGATTCTGCCAGGTTTTCCTACCCGGAGCGCCCCATCATATTTCTCAGTATGTGCTATAATATTTATAGCATTGCTTATATTGTCAGGCTGACTGTAGGCCGGGAAAGGATATCCTGCGATTTTGAAGAGGCAGCAGAACCCGTTCTCATCCAAGAAGGACTTAAGAACACAGGATGTGCAATCATTTTCTTGCTGATGTACTTTTTTGGAATGGCCAGTTCCATCTGGTGGGTTGTTCTGACACTCACTTGGTTTTTGGCAGCGGGACTCAAATGGGGTCATGAAGCCATTGAAATGCACAGCTCTTATTTCCACATTGCAGCCTGGGCTATCCCTGCAGTGAAAACCATTGTCATCTTGATTATGAGACTGGTGGATGCAGATGAACTGACTGGCCTGTGCTACGTGGGGAACCAAAACCTTGATGCCCTCACGGGATTTGTGGTGGCTCCCCTCTTCACTTACCTGGTGATTGGAACTTTGTTCATTGCTGCAGGCTTGGTGGCCTTGTTCAAAATTCGGTCGAATCTTCAAAAGGATGGGACAAAGACAGACAAGTTGGAAAGACTGATGGTCAAGATTGGGGTCTTCTCAGTCCTGTACACGGTGCCTGCAACCTGTGTGATTGCCTGTTATTTCTATGAAATCTCCAACTGGGCGCTTTTCCGGTATTCCGCAGATGACTCCAATATGGCGGTTGAGATGTTGAAAATTTTTATGTCTTTGCTGGTAGGCATCACTTCAGGCATGTGGATTTGGTCTGCCAAAACTCTTCACACGTGGCAGAAGTGTTCCAACAGATTGGTGAATTCTGGGaag
- the FZD4 gene encoding frizzled-4 isoform X2: MAWRGAGPRVLGAPGGVGLSLRLPLLLLLLLRPARGFGDEEERRCDPIRISMCQNLGYNVTKMPNLVGHELQTDAELQLTTFTPLIQYGCSSQLQFFLCSVYVPMCTEKVNIPIGPCGGMCLSVKRRCEPVLKEFGFAWPESLNCSKFPPQNDHNHMCMEGPGDEEVPLPHKTPIQPGEECHSVGTNSDQYIWVKRSLNCVLKCGYDAGLYSRSAKEFTDIWMAVWASLCFISTAFTVLTFLIDSARFSYPERPIIFLSMCYNIYSIAYIVRLTVGRERISCDFEEAAEPVLIQEGLKNTGCAIIFLLMYFFGMASSIWWVVLTLTWFLAAGLKWGHEAIEMHSSYFHIAAWAIPAVKTIVILIMRLVDADELTGLCYVGNQNLDALTGFVVAPLFTYLVIGTLFIAAGLVALFKIRSNLQKDGTKTDKLERLMVKIGVFSVLYTVPATCVIACYFYEISNWALFRYSADDSNMAVEMLKIFMSLLVGITSGMWIWSAKTLHTWQKCSNRLVNSGKAF, from the exons ATGGCCTGGCGGGGCGCAGGGCCGCGCGTCCTGGGGGCCCCCGGGGGCGTCGGTCTCAGCCTGCGGCTGCCGCTGCTTttgctgctgctcctgaggccggCGCGGGGCTTCGGGGACGAGGAGGAGCGGCGCTGCGACCCCATCCGCATCTCTATGTGCCAGAACCTGGGCTACAACGTGACCAAGATGCCCAACCTGGTGGGGCACGAGCTGCAGACGGACGCCGAGCTGCAGCTGACAACTTTCACGCCGCTCATCCAGTACGGCTGCTCCAGCCAGCTGCAG TTCTTCCTTTGTTCCGTGTATGTGCCCATGTGCACAGAGAAGGTCAATATCCCCATCGGCCCCTGCGGCGGGATGTGTCTTTCAGTCAAGAGACGTTGCGAGCCTGTCCTGAAGGAATTTGGATTTGCCTGGCCAGAGAGCCTGAACTGCAGCAAATTCCCACCACAGAATGACCACAACCACATGTGCATGGAAGGGCCAGGTGATGAGGAGGTGCCCTTACCTCACAAAACCCCCATCCAGcctggggaagagtgccattccGTGGGAACCAACTCTGATCAGTACATCTGGGTGAAGAGGAGCCTGAACTGCGTTCTCAAGTGTGGCTATGATGCTGGCTTATACAGCCGCTCGGCCAAGGAGTTCACCGATATCTGGATGGCCGTGTGGGCCAGCCTGTGCTTCATCTCCACCGCCTTCACTGTGCTGACCTTCCTGATCGATTCTGCCAGGTTTTCCTACCCGGAGCGCCCCATCATATTTCTCAGTATGTGCTATAATATTTATAGCATTGCTTATATTGTCAGGCTGACTGTAGGCCGGGAAAGGATATCCTGCGATTTTGAAGAGGCAGCAGAACCCGTTCTCATCCAAGAAGGACTTAAGAACACAGGATGTGCAATCATTTTCTTGCTGATGTACTTTTTTGGAATGGCCAGTTCCATCTGGTGGGTTGTTCTGACACTCACTTGGTTTTTGGCAGCGGGACTCAAATGGGGTCATGAAGCCATTGAAATGCACAGCTCTTATTTCCACATTGCAGCCTGGGCTATCCCTGCAGTGAAAACCATTGTCATCTTGATTATGAGACTGGTGGATGCAGATGAACTGACTGGCCTGTGCTACGTGGGGAACCAAAACCTTGATGCCCTCACGGGATTTGTGGTGGCTCCCCTCTTCACTTACCTGGTGATTGGAACTTTGTTCATTGCTGCAGGCTTGGTGGCCTTGTTCAAAATTCGGTCGAATCTTCAAAAGGATGGGACAAAGACAGACAAGTTGGAAAGACTGATGGTCAAGATTGGGGTCTTCTCAGTCCTGTACACGGTGCCTGCAACCTGTGTGATTGCCTGTTATTTCTATGAAATCTCCAACTGGGCGCTTTTCCGGTATTCCGCAGATGACTCCAATATGGCGGTTGAGATGTTGAAAATTTTTATGTCTTTGCTGGTAGGCATCACTTCAGGCATGTGGATTTGGTCTGCCAAAACTCTTCACACGTGGCAGAAGTGTTCCAACAGATTGGTGAATTCTGGGaag GCCTTCTAA